In Leptolyngbya sp. NIES-2104, the genomic window TCTAAGACTTTCCTGCTTTGAGAATCGAAACGTCGTATTGCTTAAATACAGAATCTGAGCTTACGAGTACCATTGACTCGATTTAAGCTTGAGCAATCAGCATTCGATCGAATGGGTCGTTATGATGTCGAGGAAGCGCAGCCGCACGTAGAGCATGAGCAGCACTAATTTCCAGTGATCGCGCACCCAATTGTTGCATTCGACTTGAAAAATAGGTTTCGGGCGGTTCAGGAAGAGGAAGCTTTGAGATCGCGAACTTGATACCAACCTCCCAAACGCTTGCAACCGAAAGCCAGACTTCATTGCTTTCATTAGCAATCTGATCAATCGCTGACGCACTTAATCGCTCAGGTTGAGCAAACCACCATAACTAGCACTGTGTATCGAGGAGAAGTTTCAAGCTTATTATTCCTCGAAAGCTGACAAGATATCGTCTGGTAAAGGGTCGTTGAAATCTTCTGGCACAACAAATTTGCCTTGATCGACTCCTAAGCTCGATCGACGACGTGAAGCTGTGCCAACTGGAACTAACTTCGTAACTGGAACTCCTTGATCTGAAATTACGATTTCTTCTCCCTGCTCTACACGCGACAACAGTTGAGATAAATTTGCGTTCGCTTGATCGATACTGTCCATTTTTCTTAGAGGGTTTGCATCATTTTTAATCTTAGATCCGTAAACTGCGATCGCCAAAAATAACCTCGATC contains:
- a CDS encoding type II toxin-antitoxin system Phd/YefM family antitoxin; translation: MDSIDQANANLSQLLSRVEQGEEIVISDQGVPVTKLVPVGTASRRRSSLGVDQGKFVVPEDFNDPLPDDILSAFEE